One genomic window of Bacteroidota bacterium includes the following:
- a CDS encoding DUF1611 domain-containing protein, whose protein sequence is MKVKALVFSENEFGKLDGKVANGLARHSEKYEIVGIIDSTKAGLDAGEYLDGIKSGIPVYKSMEEAVQKLNLIPDYFIYGIAPLASFLDEKQRQIIFSAMKMGMNIVNGLPEFFTEDDEFVQKAKQFGVRILDIRKAPLRKYLHNFTGNIYNVRCPVVTVAGTDCAVGKRTTSVKLVDGLKKLGLNAIFIATGQTGILQGARYGVAVDVLSSGFATGEVENAVVNAYKTEHPDIIVVEGQGALSHPAFTSSSAIHRGAMPNAVIIQHPPKRINHCDYPNIPMPSLKSEIELIEVFSRAKVIGITINHEDMTDDEVKNKIFEYEYKYELPATDVLKFGCEKIIDKLFETFPELLKVENLIWQPQD, encoded by the coding sequence ATGAAAGTAAAGGCGTTAGTATTTAGTGAAAACGAATTCGGGAAACTAGATGGAAAAGTAGCAAATGGACTAGCAAGACACTCTGAGAAATATGAAATAGTTGGTATTATTGATAGTACAAAAGCTGGACTTGATGCTGGAGAATATCTGGATGGAATAAAAAGTGGAATCCCAGTATATAAAAGTATGGAAGAGGCAGTTCAGAAACTGAATCTCATTCCAGACTATTTCATTTACGGGATTGCTCCTCTTGCCTCATTTTTAGACGAGAAGCAAAGACAAATTATTTTCAGTGCTATGAAAATGGGAATGAACATTGTAAATGGTTTGCCAGAATTCTTTACAGAAGATGACGAATTTGTACAAAAAGCAAAACAATTTGGAGTACGTATCCTCGACATCAGAAAAGCACCCTTGAGGAAATATTTACACAATTTTACAGGAAATATATACAATGTCAGATGCCCTGTGGTAACAGTAGCTGGGACAGATTGTGCGGTAGGGAAAAGAACGACTTCGGTTAAATTAGTTGATGGCTTGAAAAAGCTTGGGCTAAATGCCATTTTTATTGCAACTGGACAAACCGGAATACTTCAGGGAGCAAGATATGGAGTTGCAGTAGATGTTTTAAGCTCAGGCTTTGCAACAGGAGAAGTTGAGAATGCTGTTGTTAATGCTTATAAAACAGAGCATCCAGATATCATTGTAGTCGAAGGACAAGGAGCACTTAGTCATCCAGCATTTACATCATCCAGTGCTATTCATAGAGGAGCAATGCCAAATGCTGTTATCATACAACATCCACCCAAAAGAATAAATCATTGTGATTATCCAAATATACCAATGCCTTCATTAAAAAGTGAAATTGAATTAATTGAGGTTTTCTCCAGAGCAAAGGTGATTGGTATTACAATTAACCACGAAGATATGACAGATGATGAGGTGAAAAATAAGATTTTTGAGTATGAATATAAATATGAGTTGCCAGCAACGGATGTTTTAAAGTTTGGATGTGAAAAAATCATTGACAAATTATTCGAAACATTTCCTGAACTACTGAAGGTTGAGAATCTGATATGGCAACCCCA
- a CDS encoding helix-turn-helix transcriptional regulator, whose product MVSLRCKMMVKEELKKLGLKYMVVDLGMAEINDDITMEQKKLLKKNLLKSGLELLDDKKSILIEKIKNVITEMIHYTDELPKENDSDYISKKLGYDYTYLANIFSEVNGITIQHFIIVNKIERVKELLLYDELNLTEISYKLHYSSVAHLSNQFKKITGLSPSFYKKLKKKRKNNLENL is encoded by the coding sequence ATGGTTAGTCTTCGTTGCAAAATGATGGTAAAAGAAGAGTTGAAAAAGCTGGGGTTAAAATATATGGTTGTAGATCTTGGAATGGCTGAAATTAATGATGACATAACAATGGAGCAAAAGAAATTGCTCAAAAAAAACCTTCTCAAATCCGGACTGGAATTGTTGGATGACAAAAAAAGCATCTTGATAGAAAAAATAAAAAATGTAATAACTGAAATGATACATTATACAGATGAATTACCTAAAGAAAACGATTCTGATTATATCAGCAAAAAATTAGGCTATGATTATACCTATCTTGCTAATATATTTTCAGAAGTCAATGGTATTACTATACAGCATTTCATAATCGTCAACAAAATTGAAAGAGTAAAGGAATTGCTGTTATATGATGAATTAAATCTTACAGAAATTTCATATAAATTACACTATAGTAGTGTAGCCCATTTATCCAATCAGTTTAAAAAAATAACCGGTCTTTCACCTTCATTTTACAAAAAGTTGAAGAAAAAACGCAAAAACAATCTGGAAAACCTGTGA